In one window of Branchiostoma lanceolatum isolate klBraLanc5 chromosome 15, klBraLanc5.hap2, whole genome shotgun sequence DNA:
- the LOC136420638 gene encoding uncharacterized protein: MLKCVESFINIHPTLHPSTPSLPHSRPNPSLQTPTPHSRPQPLTPLPNPSLHSPTPPSIQPLTPVPNPSIHPTSHSSPQPLHPSNPSLQSPTPPSIQPLTPVPNPSIHPTPHSSPQPLHPSNPSLQSPTPPSIQPLTPVPNPSIHPTPHSSPQPLHPSNPSLQSPTPPSNPSLQSPTPPSIQPLTPVPNPSIHPTPHSIHPTPHSIQPLTPSNPSLHPTPHSIHPTPHSTPQPLTPLPNPSLHSPTPHSTPQPLTPLPNPSLHSPTPHSTPQPLTPLPNPSLHSPTPHSTPQPLTNKLHFNKRNATGDYSC, translated from the coding sequence ATGTTAAAGTGTGTCGAGTCTTTCATTAACATCCACCCCaccctccatccatccaccccctcactccctcactccagacccaacccctcactccagaccccaacccctcactccagaccgcaacccctcactccactccccaacccctcactccactccccaacccctccatccatccaacccctcactccagtcCCCAacccctccatccatccaacctCTCACTCCAGTCCCCAacccctccatccatccaacccctcactccagtcCCCAacccctccatccatccaacccctcactccagtcCCCAacccctccatccatccaacccctcactccagtcCCCAacccctccatccatccaacccctcactccagtcCCCAacccctccatccatccaacccctcactccagtcCCCAacccctccatccatccaacccctcactccagtcCCCAacccctccatccatccaacccctcactccagtcCCCAACCCCTCcatccaacccctcactccagtcCCCAacccctccatccatccaacccctcactccagtcCCCAacccctccatccatccaacccctcactccatccatccaacccctcactccatccaacccctcactccatccaacccctcactccatccaacccctcactccatccatccaacccctcactccactccccaacccctcactccactccccaacccctcactccactccccaacccctcactccactccccaacccctcactccactccccaacccctcactccactccccaacccctcactccactccccaacccctcactccactccccaacccctcactccactccccaacccctcactccactccccaacccctcactaacaaacttcatttcaataaaagaaatgctaCAGGAGATTACTCGTGTTGA